In the genome of cyanobacterium endosymbiont of Braarudosphaera bigelowii, one region contains:
- the gshA gene encoding glutamate--cysteine ligase: MVRLSKGIEVEIYTGTSQGKIVGLSDRITKELNGFVKEPDSRNVEYITVPLLYYDDLLYALINPRKHLRKYLRDIGDYTVVPGSTLSLGDNVNRFYRSDPNNSYHSYIENTYGTDVVTASVHINIGIDNPEMLMHAHSLIRVEAPLFLALSASSPFLDGKVTGFHSTRWHMFPQTPQKVPFFMNHAHFIDWTEKQLALQNMQNVRHFWTSVRPNGDKRPYHLNRLELRICDLIIDPVSLLSVVALLEARLLQLMENTESLNPLLKSQLSTEALLYITQQNELEVAKRSLNANLYNWEDGSKIEAKKWIEKIYQEVFPIAKQNGFSCFLNPIKKILQDGNLAQQWLHKYKLGNSITSIVSREIEAIAYQEKTLEEKLFTF, from the coding sequence ATGGTGCGATTATCTAAGGGTATTGAAGTCGAAATATATACAGGCACATCCCAAGGAAAAATTGTAGGATTATCTGATCGTATTACTAAGGAGCTTAACGGATTCGTGAAAGAGCCCGATAGTCGTAATGTTGAGTATATTACTGTACCTTTACTATATTACGATGATTTATTATATGCTCTGATTAATCCTCGAAAACATTTGAGAAAATATTTGCGAGATATTGGTGACTATACTGTAGTACCAGGTAGTACTCTGTCTTTAGGAGATAACGTTAATCGATTCTACCGTTCTGATCCTAATAACTCTTACCATAGTTATATTGAAAATACTTATGGAACAGATGTTGTAACAGCAAGTGTTCATATCAATATAGGAATTGATAATCCAGAAATGTTAATGCATGCTCATAGCTTAATTAGAGTTGAAGCCCCTCTCTTTTTAGCTTTAAGTGCATCTTCTCCTTTTCTTGATGGAAAAGTTACAGGTTTTCATTCAACTCGTTGGCATATGTTTCCACAAACGCCTCAGAAAGTTCCTTTTTTTATGAATCATGCTCATTTTATTGATTGGACAGAAAAACAATTAGCTCTCCAAAATATGCAAAATGTTCGTCATTTTTGGACTTCAGTACGTCCAAATGGCGATAAGCGTCCTTATCATTTAAACCGTTTAGAACTAAGAATTTGTGATTTAATTATTGATCCAGTTTCTTTGCTATCTGTTGTTGCTTTGTTAGAAGCACGTCTTTTGCAATTGATGGAAAATACTGAATCTCTAAACCCTCTTTTAAAAAGCCAATTGTCTACAGAAGCATTACTTTACATTACTCAGCAAAATGAATTAGAAGTGGCAAAACGTAGCTTAAATGCTAACTTATATAATTGGGAGGATGGTAGTAAGATTGAGGCAAAAAAATGGATTGAAAAAATTTATCAGGAAGTTTTTCCTATTGCTAAGCAGAATGGATTCAGCTGTTTTCTAAATCCTATAAAAAAAATTTTACAAGATGGAAATCTTGCTCAACAATGGTTACATAAATATAAACTAGGCAATAGTATTACTTCGATTGTTAGTAGAGAAATAGAGGCCATTGCATACCAGGAGAAAACTCTGGAAGAAAAACTGTTTACTTTTTAA
- a CDS encoding leucyl aminopeptidase — protein MKIHGSNTSLLDCAGDAIAIGLFENEINLVGELDQLNRRTEGTLQELIDETRFEGKLGCIVATRVGSSAPIRKILLIGLGKSEEFTLNSLRSNIASITRFWKKEHIKTLCLQFPIFDNNSSLTTEIIVEGLLLSLHQDNRFKSNSEDKILELQTINILGVGEQVEAINRAQIVCSGVIMARELVNAPANYINPITFAKVAEELANEYNLEIEILERDECVKLGMGAFLGVAQASDLPPKFIHLTYKPESIPERKIAIVGKSLTFDSGGLNLKGSSSGIEVMKMDMGGGAATLGVAKAIAQLKPNVEVHFICAVTENMISGCAIHPGDILTASNGKTIEVNNTDAEGRLTLADALIFAEKLKVDVILDIATLTGACVVALGDNISGLWSTDNNLINEIKTASEKSGEQFWQMPMEDKYFESLKSPIADMKNTGPRAAGAITAALFLKQFVEKTPWLHLDIAGTAWIDKENGVNNFGATGVPVRTLVNWLVK, from the coding sequence ATGAAAATTCATGGAAGTAATACCTCTTTATTAGATTGTGCGGGGGATGCAATTGCTATTGGCTTATTTGAAAACGAAATAAATTTAGTAGGAGAACTAGATCAGTTAAATAGAAGAACAGAGGGAACCTTACAAGAATTAATAGATGAAACCAGATTTGAAGGAAAATTAGGTTGTATTGTAGCGACTCGTGTTGGAAGTAGTGCTCCCATTCGCAAGATTCTTTTAATTGGTTTAGGAAAATCTGAAGAATTTACATTAAATAGTTTACGCTCGAATATCGCTTCTATTACCCGTTTTTGGAAAAAAGAACATATTAAAACTTTATGCTTACAATTTCCTATTTTTGATAATAACTCTAGCCTAACTACAGAGATAATTGTTGAAGGATTATTATTGTCATTACATCAAGATAATCGATTCAAATCTAATTCAGAAGATAAAATTTTAGAATTACAAACTATTAATATTTTAGGAGTTGGAGAACAGGTAGAAGCTATTAATCGTGCTCAAATAGTTTGTTCCGGAGTAATTATGGCACGAGAGTTGGTAAATGCTCCTGCTAATTATATAAATCCTATAACTTTTGCTAAAGTCGCCGAGGAATTAGCAAATGAATATAATTTAGAAATTGAAATTTTAGAACGAGACGAATGCGTTAAGCTTGGGATGGGAGCTTTCTTAGGAGTTGCACAAGCATCAGATCTGCCACCTAAATTTATTCACTTGACATATAAGCCAGAAAGTATACCTGAGCGCAAAATAGCTATTGTAGGTAAAAGCTTAACTTTTGACTCAGGAGGACTTAATTTAAAAGGTTCTAGTAGTGGAATTGAGGTAATGAAAATGGATATGGGTGGTGGCGCAGCTACTCTAGGTGTTGCTAAGGCTATTGCTCAACTTAAACCTAATGTAGAAGTACATTTTATTTGTGCTGTGACAGAAAATATGATTAGTGGATGTGCAATACATCCTGGTGACATATTAACTGCATCTAATGGTAAGACTATTGAAGTCAATAATACAGATGCTGAAGGACGCTTAACTTTAGCAGATGCTCTAATATTTGCTGAGAAGCTAAAAGTAGATGTTATTTTAGACATAGCCACTCTAACTGGTGCGTGTGTCGTAGCTCTAGGAGATAACATTTCTGGACTATGGAGTACAGATAATAATCTAATTAACGAAATAAAAACTGCATCAGAAAAATCAGGGGAACAGTTTTGGCAAATGCCAATGGAGGATAAATATTTTGAAAGTTTAAAATCTCCTATAGCCGATATGAAGAACACAGGTCCAAGAGCTGCAGGAGCAATTACAGCAGCCTTATTTTTAAAACAATTCGTTGAAAAAACTCCTTGGCTACATTTAGATATAGCTGGAACAGCTTGGATTGATAAGGAAAATGGAGTTAATAACTTTGGAGCAACAGGCGTTCCAGTACGAACTCTTGTTAATTGGCTTGTAAAGTAA